A DNA window from Variovorax sp. J2L1-78 contains the following coding sequences:
- a CDS encoding bile acid:sodium symporter family protein: MARSRYLPDNFTLALVTTVALASLLPASGSMAHFFERLTSVAIGLLFFLHGAKLSREAIVQGVGHWRLHLLVLACTFVLFPALGLALRPVLEPLVTPALYTGVLYLCVLPATVQSAIAFTSLARGNVPAAICSASASTLLGVFVTPLLVGLIVTTGTSSSASLDAIGRILLQLMAPFVVGHLLRPWIGAWVKRHASTLTLVDRGSILLVVYTAFSAAVIEGLWKQVSPTALAGLLVVLAVLLAIALSSTTWLARKFGFDKADEVTIVFCGSKKSLASGVPMAHVLFAASTVGTIVLPVMLFHQMQLMVCAVLAQRYARRPVEDDAPGAVAKPA, encoded by the coding sequence ATGGCCCGTTCACGCTACCTCCCAGACAACTTCACCCTCGCCCTCGTCACGACGGTGGCGCTCGCCAGCCTGCTGCCCGCCTCGGGCAGCATGGCGCACTTCTTCGAGCGTCTCACCAGCGTGGCAATCGGCCTGCTGTTCTTCCTGCATGGCGCCAAGCTCTCGCGCGAGGCGATCGTCCAGGGCGTCGGCCACTGGCGGCTGCACCTGCTGGTGCTGGCCTGCACCTTCGTGCTGTTCCCGGCGCTCGGCCTGGCGCTGCGGCCGGTGCTCGAACCCCTGGTGACGCCCGCGCTCTACACCGGCGTGCTCTACCTCTGCGTGCTGCCTGCCACCGTGCAGTCGGCCATCGCCTTCACCTCGCTGGCCCGCGGCAACGTGCCGGCCGCGATCTGCAGTGCGTCGGCCTCGACGCTCCTCGGCGTGTTCGTCACGCCGCTGCTGGTGGGCCTGATCGTGACGACCGGAACCAGCAGTTCGGCATCGCTCGACGCCATCGGCCGCATCCTGCTGCAGCTGATGGCGCCTTTCGTGGTCGGCCACCTGCTGCGGCCGTGGATCGGCGCCTGGGTCAAGCGCCACGCGTCGACGCTCACGCTGGTCGACCGGGGCTCGATCCTGCTGGTGGTCTACACGGCGTTCAGCGCGGCGGTCATCGAAGGGCTGTGGAAGCAGGTGTCGCCCACGGCGCTGGCCGGCCTGCTGGTGGTGCTGGCCGTGCTGCTGGCGATCGCGCTGAGCTCGACGACCTGGCTGGCGCGCAAGTTCGGCTTCGACAAGGCCGACGAGGTGACCATCGTGTTCTGCGGTTCCAAGAAGAGCCTCGCGAGCGGCGTGCCGATGGCACACGTGCTGTTCGCTGCCAGCACTGTGGGCACCATCGTGCTGCCCGTGATGCTCTTCCACCAGATGCAGCTGATGGTCTGCGCGGTGCTGGCGCAGCGCTATGCGCGCCGTCCGGTGGAAGACGACGCGCCGGGAGCCGTCGCCAAGCCGGCCTGA